TATTAATCATATTAACAGCCTTTTTTGTTGCAACGGAATTTGCCGTCATTAGGGTACGGTCGACTAGAATCGATCAGTTAATTGAAGAAGGAAACCGGAACGCTTTAGCAGCAAAAAAAGTAGTATCAAATTTAGATGGTTATCTTTCAGCCACACAGCTGGGCATTACGGTTACCGCATTGGGTCTAGGCTGGATAGGTGAACCTACTGTAGGTCATTTATTAGAGCCGCTTATTGACATGCTGCCTTTTGCTACATCACTTTCGCATGTCATATCTTTTGTTCTTGCTTTTTCGATTGTCACATTTTTAAATGTGGTAGCTGGAGAACTTGCGCCCAAAACGGTGGCGATTCAAAAAGCCGAACAAGTGACGCTGTTATTTTCCCGTCCTCTTATTCTTTTTTCTAAGTTACTTTATCCGTTTATTTGGCTTTTAAACCACTCAGCAAGAGGCGTTGTCGGATTATTCGGCCTGAAGCCAGCTTCTGAAAATGAAGTAGCTCATAGTGAAGAAGAACTTAGAATTATTTTATCTGAAAGCTATCAGAGCGGTGAAATTAATCAATCGGAATTTAAGTTCATGAATAATATCTTTGAATTTGATAATCGTACGGCTAAAGAAATCATGGTGCCTCGTACAGAAATTGTTAGCGTATCAGCAGATGAAACGATAGAAGAATTCTTAAAAATGGCTAGAGTAGAGCAATATACTCGCTATCCAGTAGTTATAGATGGAAACAAAGATCAAGTGGTGGGATTAGTTAATATTAAAGAAATATTAGCGGATTACATAAAAGAAGATGATATCAAACCACGTCCCGTGCAAACGTATATGAAACCCATCATTCAAGTCATTGATTCCATCGCCATTTACGACTTATTGCTTAAAATTCAAAGGGACAGAATTCACATGGCCATCTTAATAGACGAGTATGGAGGAACAACGGGGCTTGTAACGGTTGAAGACATTTTAGAAGAAATTGTTGGAGAAATTCGTGATGAATTTGATGATGATGAAATACCGGACGTACACAAAATTAATGAAAATCACTACGTACTAGATGCGAAGGTGTTGATTGAAGAAGTAAATGATTTACTCGGAACAACTATTGAACAAGAAGACGTTGATACCATTGGCGGCTGGATGCTGACCGAAAAGTTTGATCTTGCTAAAGGTGATAGCATCAAAAACGAAGGTTTTTCATTTAAAGTCATTGATATTGAACATCACCATATTAAACGAATCGAAATAACAAAGGAAAAAAGTACGGATCCCAGCTGATTATCCGTACTTTTTTTGATGCTCTTTTTTCATTTGCAAGTACTCTTTATTCTCTCGTACCTCTTTCCATTTTTCCATAAAAATTGATGCCGATTCTGCTTTTTGTTCATCAATTTGCCGTTCGTTACGCTCGCCGTCTTTGTTGTATTTCTTTCCGCCTTTGTAGTTCGCGTAGCGCCTCGATCGCGTGTATCCCATTTG
The genomic region above belongs to Priestia megaterium and contains:
- a CDS encoding hemolysin family protein; amino-acid sequence: METVNVILFIVLIILTAFFVATEFAVIRVRSTRIDQLIEEGNRNALAAKKVVSNLDGYLSATQLGITVTALGLGWIGEPTVGHLLEPLIDMLPFATSLSHVISFVLAFSIVTFLNVVAGELAPKTVAIQKAEQVTLLFSRPLILFSKLLYPFIWLLNHSARGVVGLFGLKPASENEVAHSEEELRIILSESYQSGEINQSEFKFMNNIFEFDNRTAKEIMVPRTEIVSVSADETIEEFLKMARVEQYTRYPVVIDGNKDQVVGLVNIKEILADYIKEDDIKPRPVQTYMKPIIQVIDSIAIYDLLLKIQRDRIHMAILIDEYGGTTGLVTVEDILEEIVGEIRDEFDDDEIPDVHKINENHYVLDAKVLIEEVNDLLGTTIEQEDVDTIGGWMLTEKFDLAKGDSIKNEGFSFKVIDIEHHHIKRIEITKEKSTDPS